The bacterium DNA window CCCGAGGCTCGCGCCGCTGTCGACGCTGCTCGCCGACTACCGGATCGGGGAGCTCGTCGCCGAGGAGACCGCGACCTTCGACTCGCCCTTCAACTGGAAGGTCCTCGTGGACAATTTCATGGAGGCCTACCATCACATCGCGACCCACGCGGACACCCTCCAGCCGATCCTCCCCGCCACCCGCTCGCACGTCACCGACAGCGAGGGGCCCTACTCGGTCCTCGTGATGCCGACGAACGAGGACGGCGAGGCGATCATGCCGAAGCAGTCGCTCCCGGGGCTCTCGGACGAGGAGCAACCCGGGCTGATCGCCGCCGTCGTCTTCCCCTTCCATCTCTTCGCCCCGGGCCCGAACAGCATGGCCTGGTACCAGTTCCTGCCGGAGAGCGTCGACCGCTTCACGCTCCGCATCTACGACTGCGTTCCGAAGGACCTGTCCGAGGAGGCCCGCGCCCAGTCGCACGCGATCCTCAAGGTCATCCACGAGCAGGACATCGGCGCCTGCGAGGCCGTGATGGCCGGGCTCACGAGCGGACGCTTCGAGCGCGGGCCCCTCGCGCTCCTCGAGAAGTCGATCTGGCAGTTCAACCAGTGGTGGTGCGAACGGATGCTCCGTTAGGCGGATCGGACCCGCTCGCTCGCGGCCGGCGCACGCGAAGGGACGGTTCGCGACGAGACGCCGCGTTGTCGAGGACGAAGCGGATGCCTACACTTCGGCTTTCGCCGCTTCGGAGACGCCGCGCATGCCGCGCAAGATCATCGGAATCGCCCTCTTCCTGCTGGGCCTCACGGTCTTCCTGATCCGTCTCCAGCACGAGGGGCCCTATTTCCTTCCCGAGGGCGGCAATCTCGTCGGAGGCCTGCTCGCCCTCGCGTGCGGCGCGCTGATCTTCTTCGACGTCCTGCCCTCGGAAGGCGGAGGCGGAGTCGCGCAGGGTGCGCTCCTGCTGACGAGCCTCCTCGCGCTCTACCTGGCCGCTTTCGCGACCCTCGCAGAAGTCGAGGAGGTCGTCGTCGTCCGGCCCGGCTGTGGCGAGACCCGGGGTGGCGCGCTCAGGCTCTGGGTGATCGACGACGACGGGGCGATCTGGGCGACGATGGGGCGAGACAAGGCCAAACGCAACGGGATCTCGACGGCCCGGACCGTCACGCTCCTGCGAGGCGGCGAGGAAGCCTGCGTCGTCGCCGCCGTCATCGATGACGAGCGACTCGTCGAGCACGTGTCGCTCCTCCGGGAGGACAAGTACGCGGCGGAGCGGATCGCCGTCGCCCTCGGCATCTTCGGCGACGACCGCTTCGAATCGAACGTGGCGCTCCGGATGGGCCCGCTGGCCACGCCCTGAGCCGTCGAGCCCGTCACTCGTGGCCAACTGGTTCATCGCCCTTCCCGTCGCCCCCGGCGCCTGGTTCGAAGCCCTCCGCGCGCCCCCCGACGCCGTTCGCCCCTTCCACCCGGACGACCTGCACGCGACCGTCGCCTTTCTCGGCGCCGTCGGAGCCTCCCGCGCGCGGCGTGCCTTCGACGCGCTCCGCGACGAGAGGATTCCGCCGCGAGAGATCACCCTCGGTCGCATCGTCCCGATGGGGCCCCCGAAGCGGTGGAGCGCCCTGTCCGCCGAGATCTTCGACGCGGGCGAGCCGACCCCCGGTCTGGCGGACCTGCTCACGGGCCCGCGTGATCGCGGCCGTGCGGCGGCGGACGTGCCGGCGGAGAGCCGGCCGATGCGCCCCCACGTGACCCTGGGCCGGGTGCGACGGCGCGCAGGAGGCGCGGAGCGCAAGGCGGGGCTCGCCTGGTCGCAGGCGGTCGGCGAGATCGGTGCGACGGTCCTGGTCGACCGACTCGCCCTCTACACGCGCGCGCCGAGCGCGGCGGCGCAGACCTTCACGATCGTCGAAGAGCGCCCCCTCGACGGCCCGTGACCTACCAGACGATCCGACCGCCCGCGCTGATCGTGTTCTCGACGAGGTCGTCTCCGAAACGGCCTCGCCAGTCGAAGAAGAGGTTCGCGTTGGTCGTGAAGCCGACGTCCCAACCGAGCGCGATCTCGCCGAGATCGGTGGGGCCCTCGGCGCCATCGACGGTGAAGGCGCCGAGCCCGGCGGCGGGGGCGCTCGCGAAGGCGCCGGAGACCTCACGCTCGGTGTCCCCCCACTCCCGGCTCCAGAGGGCCCGGAAGCGGGGTCGGAACCAGATGTTCTCGTCCATGCGTCGCTCGCCCTGCAGCCGAACGCCGAGGGAGGTCAGGATCGAGTCGATCTCCTGCTCTTCCACGCGAACGGCGAGCGGACTCGATCCGCTCTCGTCGAACGCGTCCCAGCGGACGCCGGTCCAGGCCAGGCTCGCGAGCGGCGCGATCTCGACCGCGCCGGGGAGATCGAAGCCCCGGGTCAGCTCGACGAAGACCCCGTAGACCTCGCCTTCGAGCTCGCCGTCGACCCGATCCGAGATCGATCCGACCGACAGCGTCCGCTCCGTGTCGATCCGCGACCATCCGGCGCGGGCGCCGACGAGGACTTCGACCGGCTCGCCGACGTAGGCGCCGTAGACCGTCCCCTCGACACCGCCGCCGTCGCCTTCGTTGTCGCCTTCGCTCGTGTCGTACGCGTAGCTACCGCCCGAGAGCGCGAAGCCGAGCCGGACTGCTTCGCCGAGGGCGCGATCGGCTCCGACGAGGGGGCCCGCGCTCACGTAGTCGTATTCCCGAGCCTCGTTCGACGAGAGCTCGCCGAAGAGCCCGCTGGCCTCGATCCACGCCTGCCAGTCGGCTTCCTCGCGCGGCGGCCGCTCGCCGTCCGGCCCGGCCGCGCGCGACGTCGGCGACGCCGATACGCTCGGACGCGTCCGGCGCGGTCGCGGCGAGCCCTCGTCGCGCCCCACCCCGCCGATGCGCCGCAGCGCGAGGCGGTCGGAGATCCCGCGCCAGGTCCGCTGCGCATTGGCGAGCTGGATCTGCGTCCCCGCCGCGAGGTCATCCGGCGACACGCTCTCGAGCAGCCCATCCACGTCCGCAACCCCGATGCCGGTGATCGCCTGCTGGTACTCCTCTTCCCGGGACATCGGAGCGAAGGTCTCCCCCAGGAATTCGTCGAGTTGGGCACCGATCACGCGCCCGTTCGAGGTCGTTGCCTCCGTCTCGAGCATCGCTCCGCTCGGTGCCAGCGTGAGGCGAACCGTATTTCCGCCTTCGATCGTCTGGTTGATCACGAAGAACAAGAGGGTCTGCTCAATGTCGAAGGCGCCGGTCACAGCCGCCCCGGTCACGACGTCCCACTGGTCCCCCGCCGAGGGGGTCCCGGTCGTCGGCTCGACCACGAGCACCGCGCCCGGCTGGATGTCGACGGCGCCGGTCGCCGCGAAGACGGTGCTGCGCAGGGCCCCACCGCCGGAACCCGGACTCGACACTCCGACGGTGACGTGTGCGTCGGAGGAGAACGTGATCGGTCCGTTGACCGAGATCGTGTTGTCGAGGGTGCCGGTCGGATCGAAGTCCGCCGTCACGGTCGTGACGACGCCCGAGGACCCGTTGCCGACCGTGAGCCCCGCCCCGGTCAGGTCGGCGCCGTGGGCGAAGTGGAGACCGCCGCGGATCGCCTCGAAGGTGCCGGTGAAGGTCTGGTCGCCCGCGAGGGTGAGGACGCCGCCGCCGAGCTTGCGAACGGTGTGCGCCCCCGCCGAGAAGTTGCGGATCGTGTCGGCGTAGGTCGCGTTGCTCGCCTGGTCGAAGACGACCGCCGCCCCGCCGGCGAGTGCGATGTCCCCAGGAAGGTTCGACGTGTTTCCGACGAGGGTGCCCGCGAGGACGCGGGTCTCGCCGGTCTGGCTGTGGGTTCCGGTCAGCGTCGTGGTTCCGGCCCCGGCCTTCACGAAGACACCGGTCCCGCTGAAGTCGCCGGACCAGCGGACGCCCACCGCGTCCCGCAGCGTGAACGTCGCCCCGTCGGCGGTCGCGTCGAATCGGAGCGAAGCAGCGGGGGTCGCCGCGATGTCGAGGACGAGGGCGCCGTCGCCGGCCCCGGCGCCCGGCCCATCGTTCACGTCGAAGGTGCCCGTGAAGCCGGAGGGATCGGCGGTGAAGGTGAGATCGTCCGCCTCCACGTCGATCGTGCCCGTGCCCGTCAGCACAGCGGACGAAGCGACCGTGCCGGCGACCGCGTCGAGCTCGAGGGTCGCGGTCGGACCGACGTCGAAATCGTGGCCGTTCAAGAGCTGGGTCGCACCGGCCCGGAGCGTCCCCTCCTCGATGTCGAAGTCGAGGGTCGAGGCGATCGTCGCGTTCGTGACGACGAGGGTGCCCGAACCGCGCTTCACGATCCCGGCGTTGCCGCCGCCGCTGCGCGAATCCGCGATGACCGGTCCGGTCGCGCCGAGGATGTCCGTCCCGGACGACTCGAACACGAGTCGCGCCGTCTTCGACGACGCATCCGGCGCGAGGTCGATCGTGCCCGCCCCCAAGGACCGGACCTCGCCGACGACGTCGCCGTCGTCGATCGTGAGGCCGCCTTCGAACGTGTTGATCCCGGTGAGCTGGATCTGCTGAATGCCCTCCTTGCGCAGGGCGCCCATCCCGACGATGTCCATCGTGAGGACCTGCTGGATCCGCTCGGAATCGAGCGTGAGCAGGCTGCCCGTCCCGAGCTCGATGTCGTCCCCCGACGTGCTGTCCAGGCCGGAGAGACCGACGTCGCGGAGGGTGACGTTCACGCCGTCCTGGATCTCGAGGAAGGCCGAACCGGCGGGTGCGAGAACGTCGATGACGCCCGTGTCCACGCTCGAGTTGTCGATCTCGAGATCCTGCGTGAAGACGAGGGTCTCGCGCAGGCTGATCGTTTCGACCGCGTCCGGTGCACCCACCTGGACGTCGATCACGTCGCCCGGGCCCGCGTTGTCGATCTCGAAGCGGAGTGTGCCGTCGACGCTCGGGTCGGGATCTTCGAGCGAATCCACCACCTGGGCGAATCCGGGCGCAGCGCCCAGGACGAGGAGCGCGGAGGCGACGACTCGCTTCACTCCGGCTCCACCGCTTCGACCGGATCGCCGACCCGGATCTCACCAGGCTCGACGATCGCGCCGTAGATGCCGAGATTCCCGTCCGCCTCGGACACGAGGTTCCGCATGACCTTCGGGTCCTTCGGCAGGTCCGCGAAGCCGTGGGTCGTCATCACGCATCGCGGACAGGTCATCGGTGCGTCGATCAGGACGGAGCCGATCCGTAGACGACGGCCGATCCAGGCCTGCTCGGGGAAACGGTCCGTGCTCTCCGCGTCGATCAGCAGGCTCGGTCGGAAGCGGCGATCGTCCATCACCGAATCGGGCGCCGCCGCCGCGAGGGTGTCGATCGATTGACGTGTCATCACGAGCAGGGGCGCCAGGTCGACGAAGGGGCGATCCGGTCGCGTCATGTGCGCCATCAACGACTCGGGCGTCGTCGAGAAATCCGGGACCGGCTCCGCGTCCTTGCGCGCGAACATCGAGTTGAAGTCCGCCAGCGGATCTTCGGGCGTCTCGACCTCGTCCGGCGGCGGCGCGGCCTCGCCCATGCGGTGGAGCGAGACCGGGTGGTCGAGGGCCTTGGAGAGCTGCTCCGCGGCTTCGTCTGCGTCCGCCGCGAAGCGCGTGCCGTCGGGCAGCTCGATCTCGGGGACCGCGCCGCCCTGCCCTCCGATGCCGCGACAGCCCATCAGCGCGCCGAGCCGTTTGGCCGTGAAGAAGTCTCCGCGGCGCTCGTCGCGCACGGCCCAGCCGCGGTCGTCCGCGATGCCGAGCGGCCCGACGAGGGCGCGGTCGACGGACTCGCCCAGCATGCTCTTCACGGGATATCGGAAGAGCGATTCCACCGTGCCCAGTCGTCCCACAGGTCCCTCCTCGATGGCCCCGCGAGCGCTGGGGACCGAGAGCAGAGGTTGGGACGGGGGCGGGCCCGTCGCAAGGGACGGCGTCCGGGCGGGGCTCGCCCGGAGCGGGCCGCCTAGCGGTCGACGAGCCCCCGGAGCTTGCTCGAGAGCCGCGAGGTCGCCTTCGTGTGGATCTGACACACCCGCGACTCGGTGATGCCGAGGATGTTTCCGATCTCCTTCATGTTCAGGTCCTCGTAGTAGTAGAGGCTGACCACGAGGCGCTCCTTCTCCGGAAGCGAGTTGATCGTGTCCGAGATCACATGCTTCGTCTCCATCGACTTGAGCGAAGCGAAGGGGTTCTCGGCGGTGACGTCTTCGACGACGTCGGCGAAGGTCCCGGCGGTGTCGCCGTCGGAGTTCGTCCCGCGGACCTCCTCGAGGTTCACGAGCGAGATGCCACGCACCTGATTGACCATCGTGTGGAACTTGTCGAGCTCGAGACCCAGGGAATCGGCGACCTCGTCCTCGCTGGCCGCGCGACCGAGGCGCTGCTCGACCTCGCTGTAGGCCTGGTCGAGCTTGCGGCCCTTCTGACGAACCGAGCGCGGCACCCAGTCGAGGGAACGGAGCTGGTCGAGGACGGCGCCCTTGATCCGGAACTCCGCGTAGGTCTTGAACTTGCACCCCTTGCTCGGATCGAACTTCTCGATCGCGTCCATCAGCCCGATCGCGCCCGTGCTGTAGAGATCGTCGAGGTCGATGTGGTTTGGCAGTCGGACCGCGAGGCGGTTCACGATGTATCGGATGAGCGGCTCGTGCTCGAGGACGACCTGTTCCTTGAGATCCTGCGGAATCGGTCCGCCTTCGAGTTGGGCCTGATCGAGAAGGGCTTCCATATCGGTGGTGTTCCTGGTCGCGCGGCGTGTCCCCTGCTCCTCCCCCAGGAGCTCGGGTCGAGGACCTCGCCGTCGTTTCGCGGAAGGTGAAAAGCACGCCGCGTGCCAAGCTGCCGAACTGAATGGGGGAAACACCGGGTTTTGCTCTCCGAAAGCGCCTTGTTCGCCGACGAGAGGCCGAATTCCCCTTCAACACCGGGATCTTTCGCGATCTGGAGGGAAACCGGCATTTTTCGCTTCAGTCGAATCCACCTCCGTCCCCGCTGCCGCGTCGGGCGTCGTGTTCCCGTCGCGAGTGACAGATCCTCGACGCCGGCGGCGCGCGATGTTCGGATCGGAACCTCCGCGCACGCCCGCGGACCGATCGGGCCCTTGGATCGTGGCTCCGGCGGCGGGCTGGGATAGCGTCGGGCCGACCCGGGTCACCCGGGCGGGGGGAGGATCGGTGTCCGCCAGCCGGAAGCTTCGCAAGCCCTTCCTGGGCTGGGGCATGGTCGCGCTCGCTTTCGCCCTCTACGGCCTCGGCATGGCCCCCGCCTACTACGCCTGGGGCTTCCTCGCCCCCGAGATCATCGACGATCTGCAGCTCACCCGGGAAGAGATCGGCTCGGGCTTCGGCCTCTTTACGCTGACCTTCGCCGTGACGAGCCCCCTTTCGGCCTGGGCGATCGAGCGGATCGGTCTGCGGCCGGTCGTGGGGCTCGGGGCGGTGATCGGGGCGGCGGGTTTCGCCTGGACGAGCTTCGCAACGACGGCGAACGAAGCGATCGTCGCCTACGCGCTCGTCGGCGGCCTCGGGATCGGCCTCGCGACGCTCCTTCCGGTGCAGACCCTCGCGGTCCGGTGGTTCCGACGCTTCCGAGCCCTGGCGACCGGTATCGTCCTGCTCGGCGCCGGGGTCGTCGGCGCCTTCGTCCCCGCGGCGGCCGCCTGGGGCGTCGAGGTCGCGGACTGGCGCCTCGTCTTCCAGGTCGTCGCCGGCATCTTCCTCGCGGTCGGCATCCTCTCCGCCGCGCTCCTGCGAGACCGCCCCGAGGACGTCGGCCTCCACCCGGACGGGGATGAGACCCCCGAGACGCTGGCCGCCCCGGCGACGCCGACGACCGGTCCCGACCTCGATCCGCGACGGGCACTCCTCGCACCCCAGTTCGCCTTCGCAAGCCTGGCCTGCCTGACGAACACCGTGCCCTGGCGCGTCGTGACCGCCCACGGCCGACTCCACCTCGAGGACCTGGGCTTCGCCGCCGCGGCCGCCGCCGGGATCCTCGGCCTGCGCGTCGGCCTCTCGGGTGCGGGGCGTCTCTGTGGCGGCCTCGCCGACGTGATCGATCCGCGCTTCGTCCTCGCCGGCGCCCTCGGGATCACGGCCACCGGGCTGATCGGCTTCGCCCTGGCGACCGGCCCGACCCTCGCCACGCTCTGCGTCGGTCTTCTGGGGATCGGCTACGGCGTGGCGATGACCTGCGAGCCGATCGTGATGGCACGGCTCTTCGGCATCCGCGCGTTCCTGGCCTCGAACGGCCTGCGGATCGCGATCACCGGCGTCGCCGGCTGGCTGGCGCCGCGCTGGGCCGGCGCCGCGGCGGACCGGCTGGGCTCCTACGAGGAGAGCTTCCTCGCGCTGTCCGGACTCTCCGTTGCGGGCGCCCTCACGATCGTCCTCTGTCGCCCCCCGCGGAGCGCGCCCCGGGCGTGAATCGGACGGGCATCGCGCGCGGCCCTGAGATGAAGTTCGACGGGAGCCATGAAGCCTCCCCCGCGAGCTCGAGGTCGGGCATCCGCGTCAGCACTTCCCGCAGCATCGCGTCGATCTCGACCCGCGCCAGCTGCGCGCCCAGGCAGAAATGCGCGCCCGTCGCGCCGAAGGCCACGTGGTGGTTCGGCGTTCGTGTGACGTCGAGCCGATCGGGCTCGTCGAAGACCGACCGGTCGCGATTCGCGCTCCCGTAGTAGAGGACGAGCTTGTCGCCCGCGCGGATCGGGCGTCCGGCGACCTCCGTGTCCTGCTTCGCGGTCCGGCGCATGTACACGACGGGGCTCGTGAAGCGGAGGAGCTCTTCCCGCGCCGTCGGCAGGACACGATCCAGGTCCCCTCGGAGGCGGGCGAGTTCGTCCGGTCGTTCGAGCAAGGCCAGCATGCCGCCCGCCACCAGATTGCGCGTCGTGTCGCCGCCGGCATCCACCAGCAGCATGAAGAAGAGATTGAACTCCATGTCGCTCAGCCGATGGCCGTCGACCTCGGCGTGCAGCAGCTGCGTGGCCAGATCGTCGCCGGGATTCGCCCGCTTCTCCGCGGCGACCCGCGCCGCGTAGGAGAACATCTCGATCCCCGCCGCGACCTGCGCGTCCTGGCCGACCGCGTCCGTCGACGAGTGGATCGTCTCCGTCAGCTGGTAGAGCTTTCGCCCGTCGTCGAGGGGCAGTCCCAGGAGCTCCGCGATCACGTAGGAGGGGAGCTCTCCGGCGACGTCGGCCACGAAGTCGCACTCGCCGCGCTCGATGACCTCGTCGACGATCTGCGTCGCGAGTCGCTCGACCCGCGGCTTCAGCGCCCGGGCCGCCTTCGGCGTGAACGCCCCGCTCACGATCCGCCGCAGCTGCGTCTGATACGGCGGGTCGCACATCAGCATCATCTTGTCGTCGGTGACCGGCGCATCCGCCGGCGGATCCGCGATCATGATCGACGGCTCGTTCGAGAAGACCGGGTGGTTCCGGCTGATCGCGCGGATGTCCTCGTAGCGCGTGATCGCCCAGTAGCCCGGGCCGCCGTCGCTCTCGGCGTGGCGATGGACCGGATCGTGCTCGCGCAGCCAGGCGAACTGTTCGTGGGGCTGTCCGCCGTCGTAGCTCTTCGGGTCGAGGAGATCGATCTTCATATCACTCGCCCTAGGCCAGCGTCCTGCCGCGCCCCATCCCGGCGACGCGCGGAGTGGTTCGGAGCCGGAGATTCATCCCGAGCAGGACCCCCACCACGAGCAGCGCGAGCCCCGTCGTGCCGAGCCCAGCGACCGTGGGAGCGAACAGGGCGCCTGGCGCGGGATAGACCTCGAATTGGTCCAGCACAGGGATCGTCGCCCCCGTGAGCTCACGATCGCCGGTCTCCGGGTCGATCCGCATCACCCCGTTGGGAAACGCGTCGCCGCTCCAGACCACGTGGACGAGTCCGTTGGGCCCGACCTTGACGTCGCCCAAGAGCGCGAACGCGGGGTCGATGGGGCCCGACCCGATGATCGAGTCACACTGGGCAGTCGACCAACACGAGACGATCGTCGTCACGTCCGTCTCGGTATCCCAGTGCAAGAGAGCCGACCCGCTATTCGTGAAGATGTCGCCCGGCGTGGGGGTCACCGCCGCCGCCGGCGTCGAAGCCAGACCGATGACGATAAGGGCGACCAGGAAAGGGAACGAGAAGAGCGCGCGCATGGGGCCTCCAAGGGGAGCGTTCGTTCGCTCCTTTCTATCACGCCCGGCGATTCG harbors:
- a CDS encoding aromatic ring-hydroxylating dioxygenase subunit alpha — protein: MPNASLDPTDFASALAPLGEATTLPARAYTDEAIYAEEVERLFRGEWLCAGRVEQVANPGDYLSLDLLGDRLVVVRDKTGGIRVLSRICRHRAAELVNGSGNTRSFQCPYHLWTYGLDGELIGAPHMEAVPGFDASTCALPEIRSEIWEGFVFVNLDGEAEPLGPRLAPLSTLLADYRIGELVAEETATFDSPFNWKVLVDNFMEAYHHIATHADTLQPILPATRSHVTDSEGPYSVLVMPTNEDGEAIMPKQSLPGLSDEEQPGLIAAVVFPFHLFAPGPNSMAWYQFLPESVDRFTLRIYDCVPKDLSEEARAQSHAILKVIHEQDIGACEAVMAGLTSGRFERGPLALLEKSIWQFNQWWCERMLR
- a CDS encoding autotransporter domain-containing protein, whose product is MKRVVASALLVLGAAPGFAQVVDSLEDPDPSVDGTLRFEIDNAGPGDVIDVQVGAPDAVETISLRETLVFTQDLEIDNSSVDTGVIDVLAPAGSAFLEIQDGVNVTLRDVGLSGLDSTSGDDIELGTGSLLTLDSERIQQVLTMDIVGMGALRKEGIQQIQLTGINTFEGGLTIDDGDVVGEVRSLGAGTIDLAPDASSKTARLVFESSGTDILGATGPVIADSRSGGGNAGIVKRGSGTLVVTNATIASTLDFDIEEGTLRAGATQLLNGHDFDVGPTATLELDAVAGTVASSAVLTGTGTIDVEADDLTFTADPSGFTGTFDVNDGPGAGAGDGALVLDIAATPAASLRFDATADGATFTLRDAVGVRWSGDFSGTGVFVKAGAGTTTLTGTHSQTGETRVLAGTLVGNTSNLPGDIALAGGAAVVFDQASNATYADTIRNFSAGAHTVRKLGGGVLTLAGDQTFTGTFEAIRGGLHFAHGADLTGAGLTVGNGSSGVVTTVTADFDPTGTLDNTISVNGPITFSSDAHVTVGVSSPGSGGGALRSTVFAATGAVDIQPGAVLVVEPTTGTPSAGDQWDVVTGAAVTGAFDIEQTLLFFVINQTIEGGNTVRLTLAPSGAMLETEATTSNGRVIGAQLDEFLGETFAPMSREEEYQQAITGIGVADVDGLLESVSPDDLAAGTQIQLANAQRTWRGISDRLALRRIGGVGRDEGSPRPRRTRPSVSASPTSRAAGPDGERPPREEADWQAWIEASGLFGELSSNEAREYDYVSAGPLVGADRALGEAVRLGFALSGGSYAYDTSEGDNEGDGGGVEGTVYGAYVGEPVEVLVGARAGWSRIDTERTLSVGSISDRVDGELEGEVYGVFVELTRGFDLPGAVEIAPLASLAWTGVRWDAFDESGSSPLAVRVEEQEIDSILTSLGVRLQGERRMDENIWFRPRFRALWSREWGDTEREVSGAFASAPAAGLGAFTVDGAEGPTDLGEIALGWDVGFTTNANLFFDWRGRFGDDLVENTISAGGRIVW
- a CDS encoding MOSC N-terminal beta barrel domain-containing protein; the encoded protein is MGRLGTVESLFRYPVKSMLGESVDRALVGPLGIADDRGWAVRDERRGDFFTAKRLGALMGCRGIGGQGGAVPEIELPDGTRFAADADEAAEQLSKALDHPVSLHRMGEAAPPPDEVETPEDPLADFNSMFARKDAEPVPDFSTTPESLMAHMTRPDRPFVDLAPLLVMTRQSIDTLAAAAPDSVMDDRRFRPSLLIDAESTDRFPEQAWIGRRLRIGSVLIDAPMTCPRCVMTTHGFADLPKDPKVMRNLVSEADGNLGIYGAIVEPGEIRVGDPVEAVEPE
- a CDS encoding FliA/WhiG family RNA polymerase sigma factor, with amino-acid sequence MEALLDQAQLEGGPIPQDLKEQVVLEHEPLIRYIVNRLAVRLPNHIDLDDLYSTGAIGLMDAIEKFDPSKGCKFKTYAEFRIKGAVLDQLRSLDWVPRSVRQKGRKLDQAYSEVEQRLGRAASEDEVADSLGLELDKFHTMVNQVRGISLVNLEEVRGTNSDGDTAGTFADVVEDVTAENPFASLKSMETKHVISDTINSLPEKERLVVSLYYYEDLNMKEIGNILGITESRVCQIHTKATSRLSSKLRGLVDR
- a CDS encoding MFS transporter gives rise to the protein MSASRKLRKPFLGWGMVALAFALYGLGMAPAYYAWGFLAPEIIDDLQLTREEIGSGFGLFTLTFAVTSPLSAWAIERIGLRPVVGLGAVIGAAGFAWTSFATTANEAIVAYALVGGLGIGLATLLPVQTLAVRWFRRFRALATGIVLLGAGVVGAFVPAAAAWGVEVADWRLVFQVVAGIFLAVGILSAALLRDRPEDVGLHPDGDETPETLAAPATPTTGPDLDPRRALLAPQFAFASLACLTNTVPWRVVTAHGRLHLEDLGFAAAAAAGILGLRVGLSGAGRLCGGLADVIDPRFVLAGALGITATGLIGFALATGPTLATLCVGLLGIGYGVAMTCEPIVMARLFGIRAFLASNGLRIAITGVAGWLAPRWAGAAADRLGSYEESFLALSGLSVAGALTIVLCRPPRSAPRA
- a CDS encoding cytochrome P450, whose amino-acid sequence is MDLLDPKSYDGGQPHEQFAWLREHDPVHRHAESDGGPGYWAITRYEDIRAISRNHPVFSNEPSIMIADPPADAPVTDDKMMLMCDPPYQTQLRRIVSGAFTPKAARALKPRVERLATQIVDEVIERGECDFVADVAGELPSYVIAELLGLPLDDGRKLYQLTETIHSSTDAVGQDAQVAAGIEMFSYAARVAAEKRANPGDDLATQLLHAEVDGHRLSDMEFNLFFMLLVDAGGDTTRNLVAGGMLALLERPDELARLRGDLDRVLPTAREELLRFTSPVVYMRRTAKQDTEVAGRPIRAGDKLVLYYGSANRDRSVFDEPDRLDVTRTPNHHVAFGATGAHFCLGAQLARVEIDAMLREVLTRMPDLELAGEASWLPSNFISGPRAMPVRFTPGARSAGGDRGRS